One stretch of Euphorbia lathyris chromosome 7, ddEupLath1.1, whole genome shotgun sequence DNA includes these proteins:
- the LOC136235449 gene encoding O-fucosyltransferase 9 isoform X2, which produces MESESETNGSYNALMAAWDPKLHKVWKPCGNNILERELPKSNGFLIIEANGGLNQQRLSICDAVAVAGLLNATLVIPIFHLNSVWQDSSKFGDIFDEDFFIHSLKNDVAVVRELPKEILEQFDNNISSIVNLRVKAWSSPTYYLQKVLPKLMQMRAVRIAPFSNRLAHAVPPDVQRLRCLANFEALRFSEPIRTLADRMVDRMIKNSSQSGGKYVSVHLRFEVDMVAFSCCEYDGGEEEKHEMDIAREKGWRGKFRRRGRVIRPGANRIDGKCPLTPIEVGMMLRGMGFNNSTSVYVAAGNIYKAEKFMAPLKQMFPRLETKDTLATAEELAPFKGHSSRLAALDYTVCLHSEVFVTTQGGNFPHFLTGHRRYLYGGHAKTIKPDKRKLAVTFDKPSIRWEVFKRQMQDMLRHSDTKGCEMRKPTASLYTFPMPDCMCIHSPESKHEPNNHTVNQLLLKL; this is translated from the exons AATTGCCAAAATCTAATGGTTTCCTCATAATCGAAGCAAATGGCGGGCTGAATCAACAACGTTTATCA ATATGTGATGCAGTTGCTGTGGCAGGACTACTGAATGCTACTCTTGTCATTCCAATTTTTCATTTAAACAGTGTGTGGCAAGATTCCAG CAAATTTGGAGATATTTTTGATGAAGATTTCTTCATACATTCACTCAAGAATGATGTTGCCGTAGTTCGAGAACTCCCAAAAGAAATACTTGAGCAGTTTGACAATAATATTAGCAGTATTGTAAATTTGAGAGTAAAAGCTTGGTCTAGTCCAACCTACTATCTTCAGAAGGTGTTGCCGAAGCTGATGCAGATGAG GGCAGTGCGTATTGCTCCTTTCTCCAACAGATTGGCTCATGCAGTACCTCCAGATGTGCAGAGGCTAAGATGCTTAGCCAATTTTGAAGCACTGAGGTTTTCAGAACCTATAAGAACACTTGCAGACAGAATGGTAGATAGGATGATTAAGAATAGCTCACAGAGTGGGGGGAAATATGTTTCTGTGCATCTTCGATTTGAAGTG GATATGGTTGCATTTTCATGCTGTGAGTATGATGGAGGCGAGGAAGAGAAACATGAAATGGATATTGCTAGAGAAAAAGGCTGGAGAGGGAAGTTCAGGAGAAGAGGTAGAGTAATAAGGCCGGGAGCAAATCGTATAGATGGAAAGTGCCCTTTAACTCCAATTGAG GTGGGAATGATGCTTAGGGGCATGGGTTTCAATAATAGTACCTCAGTATATGTTGCAGCAGGTAATATTTATAAAGCAGAAAAGTTTATGGCCCCACTTAAGCAGATGTTTCCACGCCTAGAAACAAAAGATACGCTAGCTACTGCTGAAGAACTTGCTCCATTTAAG GGCCATTCATCTAGGTTGGCTGCATTGGACTACACTGTTTGTCTGCACAGTGAAGTGTTTGTCACCACTCAAGGTGGAAACTTTCCCCACTTCTTGACGGGTCATAGGCGTTATCTCTATGGTGGACATGCAAAGACAATCAAACCTGACAAGAGAAAATTGGCTGTTACATTTGATAAGCCTAGCATCAG ATGGGAAGTGTTCAAGAGACAAATGCAAGATATGCTTCGACATAGCGATACGAAAGGGTGCGAAATGAGAAAACCAACTGCTTCACTTTACACATTCCCAATGCCTGACTGCATGTGTATACATTCTCCAGAATCAAAACATGAACCCAATAATCACACTGTAAACCAACTGCTTTTGAAGCTTTAA